The following proteins are co-located in the Triticum aestivum cultivar Chinese Spring chromosome 1A, IWGSC CS RefSeq v2.1, whole genome shotgun sequence genome:
- the LOC123181538 gene encoding uncharacterized protein — MDSNKVIAAASLTDDLLVEILSRVSFKSFCCFKCVCKAWLAFASDPHYQWKLPKIPTGLFHGRKDSSVAQLVSLSPNDEEINGALTFLPRHEHLEFVDCCNGLILCNYKSSYTYPEACRFIVCNPATQEWRSLPDIHLGPDDFACDAFLAFDPSWSAQFHVFKFHGFWALDTSKFEVFSSDLSTWIVDAAWSPFIDSCSQHHFIGGVLYMHTGGDEILGLEVMGSGKPPRHFTVKLPHGHSDLVSGCFGQSSGFLQCALPEESGHTVAVFNLDTCDSYKWSLKCRLSMGNPFGRGELLHGGAAGWFRWCDYQIVALDSERKALFLVDKVQMKLFSYNIITGKLSKIKDGCRTDYLYYVACYSKLSVLSSLDHRQETR, encoded by the coding sequence ATGGATTCAAATAAGGTGATTGCTGCTGCTAGTCTAACTGATGATCTTTTGGTGGAAATCCTCTCTCGGGTGTCGTTCAAGTCTTTCTGCTGCTTCAAATGTGTCTGCAAGGCTTGGCTTGCCTTTGCCTCTGACCCACACTACCAATGGAAACTGCCGAAAATTCCCACTGGTCTTTTTCACGGACGCAAAGATTCATCTGTTGCCCAACTTGTTAGCCTGTCACCAAACGATGAGGAAATTAATGGAGCTCTTACATTCTTGCCGCGGCATGAGCACTTAGAATTTGTGGACTGTTGCAATGGCCTAATTCTTTGTAACTACAAGAGCAGTTATACTTATCCAGAAGCTTGCCGCTTCATTGTGTGTAACCCCGCAACACAGGAGTGGAGGTCACTTCCTGATATTCACCTTGGCCCAGATGACTTCGCCTGTGATGCTTTTTTGGCCTTTGATCCATCATGGTCGGCACAGTTCCATGTATTTAAGTTTCATGGTTTTTGGGCACTCGATACGAGTAAATTTGAGGTGTTCTCGTCTGACCTATCCACATGGATTGTGGATGCTGCATGGAGTCCTTTTATAGACAGTTGTAGTCAACACCACTTTATAGGAGGAGTGTTGTACATGCACACAGGCGGGGATGAAATTCTGGGGTTGGAGGTAATGGGTTCTGGCAAACCACCCCGTCATTTTACTGTGAAGTTGCCGCATGGCCATTCGGATCTCGTATCTGGTTGTTTTGGTCAATCATCAGGGTTCTTGCAGTGTGCACTTCCAGAGGAGAGTGGTCATACAGTTGCAGTTTTCAATCTTGATACTTGTGATTCCTACAAATGGTCTTTGAAGTGTCGTCTTAGTATGGGCAATCCATTTGGAAGGGGCGAGTTGCTTCACGGTGGTGCTGCGGGTTGGTTCCGTTGGTGTGATTATCAGATTGTCGCTCTTGATTCGGAAAGAAAGGCTCTCTTCCTTGTTGACAAGGTTCAAATGAAGCTTTTTTCGTACAACATCATCACTGGGAAACTTAGCAAGATCAAAGATGGTTGTCGTACGGACTACCTTTATTACGTGGCATGCTACTCAAAACTTTCAGTTCTCTCCTCCTTGGATCATAGACAAGAAACTCGTTAA
- the LOC123181549 gene encoding F-box protein At5g07610-like, which yields MDSKKVIAAANLTDDLVVEILSRVPFKSFCRFKCVCKAWLAFASDPHYHRKLPKIPTGLFHGGNDGSVAELASMSPNDEEINGALTFLPHHEHLEFVDCCNGLVLCKYKTSYASAEACRFIMCNPATREWRSLPVPDTQPDPTEFVGDTFLAFDPSWSAQFYVFNFREKFDGYWTLGINKLEVFSSDLSTWIVDAAWSPFIKICNPHHFIGGVLYVHTNGGDILGLEVIGSGIPPRHFIVKLPHGHSDLVSGCFGQSSGFLQCALPEESGHTIAVFSLDTCHSYKWSFKYRLSMGNAFGRDDFLHIDDEGWYCWLDYQIVALDSERKVLFLVDKVRMKLLSYNIITGKLSEIEDGCRTDYLYYVACYSKLPVLSSFEHTQETC from the coding sequence ATGGATTCTAAGAAGGtgattgctgctgctaatctaactGATGATCTAGTGGTGGAAATCCTCTCTCGGGTACCGTTCAAGTCTTTTTGCCGCTTCAAATGTGTCTGCAAGGCCTGGCTTGCCTTCGCCTCGGATCCACACTACCATCGGAAACTGCCGAAAATTCCCACTGGTCTTTTTCACGGAGGCAATGATGGGTCTGTTGCCGAACTTGCTAGCATGTCCCCAAATGATGAAGAAATTAATGGGGCTCTTACATTCTTGCCGCACCATGAGCATTTAGAATTTGTGGACTGTTGCAATGGCCTAGTTCTTTGTAAGTACAAGACCAGTTATGCTTCTGCGGAAGCTTGCCGCTTCATCATGTGTAACCCTGCAACACGGGAGTGGAGGTCACTTCCTGTTCCTGATACCCAACCTGACCCAACCGAGTTCGTGGGTGACACTTTTTTGGCCTTCGACCCATCATGGTCAGCACAGTTCTATGTCTTTAACTTCCGGGAGAAGTTTGATGGTTATTGGACACTCGGTATCAACAAACTTGAGGTGTTCTCGTCTGACCTATCCACCTGGATTGTGGATGCTGCATGGAGTCCTTTTATAAAGATTTGTAATCCACACCACTTTATAGGAGGAGTTTTGTACGTGCACACAAATGGGGGCGACATTCTGGGGTTGGAGGTAATTGGTTCTGGCATACCACCGCGTCATTTTATTGTCAAGTTGCCACATGGCCATTCGGATCTCGTGTCTGGTTGCTTTGGTCAATCATCAGGGTTCTTGCAGTGTGCACTTCCAGAGGAGAGCGGTCATACAATTGCAGTTTTCAGTCTTGATACTTGTCATTCCTACAAATGGTCTTTCAAGTATCGTCTTAGTATGGGCAATGCATTTGGAAGGGACGACTTCCTTCACATTGATGATGAGGGCTGGTACTGTTGGCTTGATTATCAGATTGTCGCTCTTGATTCGGAAAGAAAGGTTCTCTTCCTTGTTGACAAGGTTCGAATGAAGCTTTTGTCATACAACATCATCACTGGAAAACTTAGCGAGATCGAAGATGGTTGTCGTACTGACTACCTTTATTATGTGGCATGCTACTCAAAGCTTCCAGTTCTCTCCTCTTTTGAGCATACACAAGAAACTTGTTAA